In the genome of Opitutia bacterium KCR 482, one region contains:
- a CDS encoding VWA domain-containing protein — MSFHSINWLYAGIAATLAVVALFAWGERRRKRLLAEFASAKLLPELSRTVSPAKKFVKKTLLALGIFAVFVALARPQWGYHWAESKTRGIDIIFAIDTSKSMLAEDVKPSRLERAKLSVLDLLDALDGDRIGIVAFSGQAFLQCPLTLDYDAFRLSLEALDTNVIQRGGTNIAAAISEADAAFEKTANHKIVVLISDGEELESSAVERAKQAAKDGVVIYTLGVGGAKGEPIPVRDAGGRLVQLRDENGKIVASKLNEAVLSEIAKSTGGFYEPLSANGMDAIYENGLKKIPQRELSARMKQLAIERFQIPLAAAIILLALESLVGTRRFFAGGKSGRLAALAFAAVSAAALVSPQNARADEDAPDAQTAQTEASEKSAEAQTDGAEKKPKSAPAEPENPSPREIFNSGIDLLAKGDTAAAREKFLDAIKAEPYGFALHAKAFYNIANADYADAKHSLASAESANELGAKAAQLDQAEAAAVSGGTVLLQQGAPLLQKELETVKAAKTDEEKKKALESSPLKDKQFQQSLKQGIAQCEAVEKQSAELAGNASQNLEKWNNAKKILDGAIGGYKSAAELDPAFNAAQNNLQSALVAEKNLDNETSKIKKLSDAISSDAAKQRLARLAKLKEELKKLVRDDNNQNQDKNQNQQQNQQQNQNQQQNQNQQNQQQNQQQNQNKNQDKNQQQNSQQNQQNKQNDKQDKQQNNSKDNKEQNSDKNNDRQNSPDKNDASQNGGRQDKPQNGDEQNRDEQAVDNKKPQEQNGKPEQSESKENRGQDKREQNAGNEERELPAEQKQAEKKQAAAAQAAEKDAGKDSENYRSAVGAMTKGEARQLLESMKDSDKVLPLRGYGEQRNRFEKSYKDW, encoded by the coding sequence ATGAGCTTCCATTCAATAAACTGGCTTTACGCTGGAATCGCCGCAACCCTTGCGGTTGTCGCGCTATTCGCGTGGGGCGAACGCCGCCGCAAACGCCTGCTCGCGGAATTCGCGTCGGCAAAACTTCTGCCCGAACTTTCGCGCACGGTAAGCCCCGCAAAAAAATTCGTCAAAAAGACGCTCCTTGCGCTGGGAATTTTCGCGGTCTTCGTCGCCCTCGCCCGCCCGCAGTGGGGATACCATTGGGCGGAAAGCAAAACGCGCGGAATCGACATAATTTTCGCAATAGACACGTCCAAAAGCATGCTCGCAGAAGACGTAAAACCGAGCCGCCTCGAACGCGCAAAACTCTCGGTGCTCGACCTCCTCGACGCGCTCGACGGCGACAGAATCGGAATAGTCGCGTTCAGCGGACAGGCGTTCCTGCAATGCCCGCTCACGCTCGACTACGACGCGTTCAGGCTCTCCCTCGAAGCCCTCGACACAAACGTAATCCAGCGCGGCGGAACGAACATCGCCGCGGCGATTTCCGAAGCCGATGCCGCATTCGAAAAAACCGCAAACCACAAAATCGTCGTTCTCATAAGCGACGGCGAAGAGCTTGAATCTTCGGCGGTGGAACGCGCGAAACAGGCGGCGAAAGACGGCGTGGTAATCTACACGCTCGGAGTCGGCGGGGCGAAAGGCGAACCAATTCCCGTTCGCGACGCCGGCGGCAGACTCGTTCAGCTGCGCGACGAAAACGGGAAAATCGTCGCAAGCAAACTCAACGAGGCGGTGCTTTCCGAAATTGCAAAATCCACCGGCGGCTTCTACGAGCCGCTGTCGGCAAACGGCATGGACGCAATCTACGAAAACGGGCTGAAAAAAATTCCGCAACGCGAACTCTCCGCCCGCATGAAACAGCTTGCAATAGAAAGATTCCAAATACCGCTGGCGGCGGCGATAATCCTGCTTGCGCTCGAATCGCTCGTGGGCACGCGCAGATTCTTCGCGGGCGGAAAATCGGGCAGGCTCGCGGCGTTGGCGTTCGCGGCGGTTTCGGCGGCGGCGCTCGTCTCGCCCCAAAACGCCCGCGCGGATGAGGACGCGCCCGATGCCCAAACCGCGCAAACCGAAGCTTCCGAAAAATCGGCGGAAGCGCAGACGGACGGCGCGGAGAAAAAGCCGAAATCCGCCCCCGCAGAACCTGAGAACCCAAGCCCGCGCGAAATCTTCAACAGCGGTATAGACCTGCTTGCAAAGGGCGACACCGCCGCCGCGCGGGAAAAATTCCTCGACGCAATAAAGGCAGAACCCTACGGCTTCGCCCTGCACGCAAAGGCTTTCTACAACATCGCAAACGCCGACTACGCCGACGCAAAGCATTCGCTCGCCTCGGCGGAATCCGCCAACGAACTCGGCGCAAAAGCCGCGCAGCTCGACCAAGCCGAAGCCGCGGCGGTGTCGGGCGGAACGGTTCTGCTGCAACAGGGCGCGCCGCTTCTGCAAAAGGAGCTTGAAACGGTAAAGGCGGCAAAGACCGACGAGGAAAAAAAGAAGGCGTTGGAGTCGTCGCCGCTCAAAGACAAGCAATTCCAGCAAAGCCTGAAACAGGGAATCGCGCAGTGCGAAGCCGTCGAAAAGCAGTCGGCGGAGCTTGCTGGGAACGCCTCGCAAAACCTCGAAAAATGGAATAACGCGAAAAAAATTCTCGACGGCGCAATCGGCGGATACAAAAGCGCGGCGGAACTCGACCCCGCTTTTAACGCCGCGCAAAACAACCTGCAATCCGCGCTTGTTGCCGAAAAAAATCTCGACAACGAAACGTCGAAAATAAAAAAACTTTCCGACGCCATCTCCTCCGACGCCGCAAAACAGCGGCTCGCGCGGCTCGCAAAACTCAAAGAAGAGCTGAAAAAACTTGTCCGCGACGACAACAATCAAAACCAAGACAAAAACCAGAACCAACAGCAGAACCAGCAACAAAATCAGAACCAACAGCAGAATCAAAACCAGCAGAACCAACAGCAAAATCAGCAACAGAACCAAAACAAAAATCAGGACAAGAACCAACAGCAAAACAGCCAACAGAATCAGCAAAACAAGCAAAACGACAAACAGGACAAACAGCAAAATAATAGCAAGGACAACAAAGAGCAAAATTCCGACAAGAACAACGACAGGCAAAATTCCCCCGACAAAAACGACGCCTCCCAAAACGGCGGACGCCAAGACAAGCCGCAAAACGGCGACGAACAAAATCGGGACGAACAGGCCGTAGACAACAAAAAACCGCAGGAGCAAAACGGCAAGCCAGAGCAGTCCGAAAGCAAAGAAAATCGGGGGCAAGACAAGCGGGAGCAGAACGCGGGCAACGAGGAGCGCGAGCTTCCCGCCGAGCAAAAACAGGCGGAAAAGAAGCAGGCGGCAGCCGCGCAAGCCGCCGAAAAAGACGCCGGAAAAGACTCCGAAAATTACAGGTCGGCGGTCGGCGCAATGACAAAAGGCGAGGCGCGGCAACTGCTGGAATCGATGAAAGATTCCGACAAAGTCCTGCCCCTGCGCGGCTACGGCGAACAACGGAACAGATTTGAAAAGTCCTACAAGGATTGGTAA
- a CDS encoding VWA domain-containing protein: MTFANPEFLWALLVLPVLALLRGAGGKSGSLIFSSVAVAKDAAKRNRAAVGLWKFPLTLLALALLIVALARPQIGTGYSVREESGIDIVLTIDVSGSMAGLDFSASRKRPMTRLDAVKEVVDAFVEKRPNDRIGMVAFAANSFLVSPMTLNHDWLKQNLERIEIGVIDANRTAIGSAIGMSVNRLRDLKNAKSRVVILLTDGENNAGKISPIAAAEAAATYGAKIYAIAAGRSGIVPAAALDADSRVVRDRAGNPVYGGDMRSDVDEETLKKIAEITGGKFYRATNLRELENIYSDIDRLEKTAVKLRNFTSYRELFQWFAGAGLALLALKLALVNTKFETLP; this comes from the coding sequence ATGACTTTTGCAAACCCCGAATTTTTGTGGGCGCTGCTCGTCCTCCCCGTGCTCGCGCTGCTTCGCGGCGCGGGCGGCAAAAGCGGCTCGCTGATTTTTTCGAGCGTGGCGGTAGCAAAGGACGCAGCAAAGCGCAACCGCGCGGCGGTCGGACTTTGGAAATTCCCGCTGACGCTGCTTGCGCTCGCCCTGCTTATCGTCGCCCTCGCCCGCCCGCAAATCGGCACGGGATACAGCGTGCGCGAGGAAAGCGGAATCGACATCGTGCTCACAATCGACGTTTCAGGCTCAATGGCGGGTCTCGATTTCTCCGCATCGCGCAAACGACCGATGACACGCCTCGACGCCGTCAAGGAAGTCGTAGACGCGTTCGTCGAAAAACGCCCGAACGACAGAATCGGCATGGTGGCGTTCGCGGCGAACTCGTTTTTGGTCTCGCCCATGACGCTCAACCACGACTGGCTGAAACAGAACCTCGAACGAATCGAAATCGGCGTAATAGACGCCAACAGAACCGCGATAGGCTCGGCAATCGGCATGAGCGTAAACAGACTGCGCGACCTCAAAAACGCGAAGTCGCGCGTGGTGATTCTGCTGACCGACGGCGAAAACAACGCGGGCAAAATATCGCCCATTGCCGCCGCCGAAGCCGCCGCAACCTACGGCGCAAAAATCTACGCAATCGCCGCCGGCAGAAGCGGAATAGTGCCCGCCGCCGCGCTCGACGCCGACTCGCGCGTGGTCCGCGACCGCGCGGGCAACCCCGTCTACGGCGGCGACATGCGCAGCGACGTGGACGAGGAAACCCTCAAAAAAATCGCCGAAATCACGGGCGGCAAATTCTACCGCGCAACAAACCTGCGCGAGCTTGAAAACATTTATTCCGACATCGACAGGCTCGAAAAGACGGCGGTCAAGCTCCGCAACTTCACGTCGTACCGCGAGCTGTTCCAGTGGTTTGCGGGCGCGGGGCTTGCGCTGCTTGCGCTCAAACTGGCACTCGTAAACACAAAATTCGAAACACTTCCATGA
- a CDS encoding DUF58 domain-containing protein, whose amino-acid sequence MGDKITEMLKKVRQIEIRTNRQVSENLAGAYRSVFKGRGMDFEEAREYQPGDEIRSIDWNVTARTGKAHVKKYREERELTMMLAVDLSASGQFGSGDSSKREIAAEIASTLAFSAARNNDKVGLVLFTEDAEHIIPPRKGRRHILRLIRDILAFEPQHRGTNIARALEEVNRILKRRAIVVLVSDFLQGPDGKIPDPEGKSEVFKALDITNRRHDLVCFEIVDPRETVLPALGVLTLEDSETGEIVSLDTSSTAVRKTYAEINARRLADFKRALARSKIDLLEIRTDKPFITPLRKFFERRAKRQ is encoded by the coding sequence ATGGGCGACAAAATCACAGAAATGCTCAAAAAGGTGCGGCAGATAGAAATCCGCACCAACAGGCAGGTCAGCGAGAACCTCGCGGGCGCGTACCGCAGCGTCTTCAAGGGGCGCGGCATGGACTTCGAGGAGGCTCGCGAATACCAGCCCGGCGACGAAATCAGGTCTATCGACTGGAACGTAACCGCCCGCACGGGCAAGGCGCACGTCAAGAAATACCGCGAAGAGCGCGAGCTTACCATGATGCTGGCAGTAGACCTCTCGGCAAGCGGACAGTTCGGTAGCGGCGACTCGTCGAAGCGCGAAATCGCGGCGGAAATCGCGAGCACGCTGGCGTTTTCGGCGGCGCGGAACAACGACAAAGTCGGACTTGTGCTCTTCACCGAAGACGCCGAACACATCATTCCGCCGCGCAAGGGCAGACGCCACATTTTGCGGCTTATCCGCGACATTCTCGCGTTCGAGCCGCAACACAGGGGCACGAACATCGCCCGCGCACTCGAAGAGGTAAACCGCATACTAAAACGCAGGGCGATAGTCGTGCTCGTCTCGGACTTTCTGCAAGGGCCAGACGGAAAGATTCCCGACCCGGAGGGAAAATCTGAGGTCTTCAAAGCCCTCGACATCACGAACCGCAGGCACGACCTCGTCTGCTTCGAAATCGTAGACCCGCGCGAAACCGTTCTCCCCGCGCTCGGAGTGCTCACTCTCGAAGACTCCGAAACGGGCGAAATAGTCTCGCTCGACACGTCGAGCACCGCGGTTCGCAAAACCTACGCCGAAATCAACGCGCGGCGGCTCGCCGACTTCAAGCGGGCACTCGCGCGGTCGAAAATCGACCTGCTTGAAATCAGAACAGACAAGCCTTTCATAACGCCTTTGAGAAAGTTTTTCGAAAGACGCGCAAAACGCCAATGA
- a CDS encoding MoxR family ATPase: MSTNLSEINDKVKAASDWTLLLRNEIAKSVVGQKYLVDRLLTGILANGHVLLEGVPGLAKTLAVKTMAAAMDAKFSRIQFTPDLLPSDIVGTLIYNQQKGEFITQKGPIFANIVLADEINRAPAKVQSALLEAMQERQITIGGETYALPEPFLVLATQNPIDQEGTYQLPEAQVDRFMFKLKIGYPDKKEERIILDLMAKTRVVEAINTVVSPERIMKSREVVDEIYIDDKIKDYIVDIVFATREPEKYGLADLRDMVQFGASPRATIALTLAAKAHAFIQGRGYVVPQDVKDIAPDVLRHRIIVSYEAEAEGISSEDVVSKTLDKVAVP; encoded by the coding sequence ATGAGTACAAACCTCAGCGAAATAAACGACAAAGTCAAGGCGGCGTCCGACTGGACATTGCTGTTAAGAAACGAAATCGCAAAATCCGTCGTCGGGCAAAAATACCTTGTGGACAGGCTTCTGACGGGCATTCTCGCAAACGGGCACGTTCTGCTTGAAGGCGTGCCGGGGCTTGCGAAAACGCTCGCGGTGAAGACGATGGCGGCGGCAATGGACGCCAAATTCAGCCGCATTCAGTTCACGCCCGACCTCCTGCCCTCCGACATCGTGGGCACTCTAATCTACAACCAGCAAAAGGGCGAATTTATCACGCAGAAAGGCCCGATTTTCGCAAACATCGTGCTTGCCGACGAAATCAACCGCGCCCCCGCAAAAGTCCAGAGCGCGCTGCTCGAAGCCATGCAGGAACGCCAGATAACAATCGGCGGCGAGACATACGCGCTTCCCGAGCCGTTCCTCGTGCTCGCAACGCAAAACCCGATCGACCAGGAGGGAACATACCAGCTCCCCGAAGCGCAGGTCGACAGATTCATGTTCAAGCTTAAAATCGGCTATCCCGACAAAAAAGAGGAGCGCATAATCCTCGACCTGATGGCGAAAACGCGCGTGGTAGAGGCGATAAACACGGTGGTCTCGCCCGAAAGAATCATGAAGTCGCGCGAAGTCGTGGACGAAATCTACATCGACGACAAAATCAAGGACTACATCGTAGACATCGTCTTTGCGACCCGCGAACCTGAAAAATACGGACTCGCCGACCTGCGCGACATGGTGCAGTTCGGCGCAAGCCCCCGCGCGACAATCGCCCTCACACTCGCGGCGAAAGCGCACGCGTTCATTCAGGGGCGCGGGTACGTCGTGCCGCAGGACGTAAAGGACATCGCCCCCGACGTTCTCAGACACAGAATCATCGTAAGCTACGAAGCCGAAGCCGAGGGAATTTCGAGCGAAGACGTGGTTTCGAAAACCCTCGACAAAGTCGCAGTTCCCTAA
- the raiA gene encoding ribosome-associated translation inhibitor RaiA, with amino-acid sequence MNENDIIISGQNLELTDALKQSVVNKMSKLFTHDDRIIRLRIELAYKPNKSKHNEFSAKGHIEIQGSDMVVSVESDDMYKSIDELIVKLTRKIRRRHRLERIKRGTLHKVDIPAALPKI; translated from the coding sequence ATGAACGAAAACGACATCATCATATCCGGACAAAACTTGGAACTTACCGACGCCCTCAAACAGAGCGTGGTAAACAAAATGTCCAAGCTGTTCACCCACGATGACAGAATCATTAGGCTCCGCATAGAACTCGCGTACAAGCCGAACAAGAGCAAGCACAACGAATTTTCCGCGAAAGGGCACATAGAAATTCAGGGGTCGGATATGGTCGTAAGCGTCGAGAGCGACGACATGTACAAATCAATCGACGAACTTATCGTAAAGCTGACGAGGAAAATCCGCCGCCGCCACAGGCTCGAAAGAATCAAGCGCGGCACGCTCCACAAGGTGGACATTCCCGCCGCGCTTCCGAAAATCTGA
- a CDS encoding SDR family NAD(P)-dependent oxidoreductase, whose amino-acid sequence MEKNHRKPNRKKLELIKRELAEYDAVVITGASSGIGRGIVELIDEVSHVRLCNISRSFPSFLSDRKDFLHVPCDLKNSAEISAAIPGIFGFIGAGRNGNPPKILLVNNSGFGAYGEFPEPSVSRNCEMVDVNVRAVAMLCGEFADAIRAGRGSIINIASTAAFQACPQLAVYAATKSFVKSFTLGISHELRKHGCKCLCVCPGPTSSNFFRAAGFDTPPLPSGFGHEPRDVAEAALEALARGKILKIVGRTNFLQCAATRFVPTALLVKISGFVLERIRSLK is encoded by the coding sequence ATGGAGAAGAATCACAGAAAACCGAATCGAAAAAAACTCGAATTAATCAAGCGCGAACTGGCGGAATACGACGCCGTTGTAATCACGGGCGCGTCCTCCGGAATCGGGCGCGGGATTGTCGAGCTAATCGACGAAGTTTCGCATGTGAGGCTTTGCAACATTTCCCGAAGTTTTCCTTCTTTTCTTTCCGACCGCAAAGACTTCCTCCATGTTCCGTGCGACCTGAAAAATTCCGCGGAAATTTCAGCCGCTATTCCCGGAATTTTCGGGTTCATCGGCGCGGGACGGAACGGGAATCCGCCGAAGATTCTGCTTGTCAATAATTCGGGATTCGGCGCGTACGGCGAATTTCCCGAACCGTCGGTTTCGAGAAATTGCGAAATGGTAGATGTGAACGTCCGCGCCGTCGCCATGCTTTGCGGCGAATTTGCCGACGCGATACGCGCGGGGCGCGGCTCTATAATAAATATCGCAAGCACTGCGGCGTTTCAGGCGTGCCCGCAGCTTGCGGTTTACGCGGCGACAAAGTCTTTCGTCAAAAGCTTCACGCTCGGAATCTCCCACGAACTGCGCAAACACGGATGCAAATGCCTTTGCGTCTGCCCGGGGCCTACAAGTAGCAACTTTTTCCGCGCGGCGGGCTTCGACACTCCGCCGCTACCGTCGGGCTTCGGGCACGAACCGCGCGACGTCGCCGAGGCGGCGTTGGAGGCTTTGGCGCGGGGAAAGATTTTGAAAATCGTGGGGCGGACAAATTTTCTGCAATGCGCGGCGACGCGCTTTGTTCCGACGGCATTGCTTGTGAAAATATCGGGCTTTGTCTTGGAGCGGATACGCTCACTGAAATAG
- a CDS encoding AraC family transcriptional regulator, with the protein MKKNSDKSGAGDGGKYAWSIYGNEELKLMPSGNRIVYFMHRRRGEVRPISALDRDERLLLMPPSSVGDVWKKFAISLLGYADHTKGYYHSRVNESFHDMLIVEKGVLGAKFGGGKFSLARGDALVIPRGNLCDNFVSNTNTSVWWIHFADIPYWSDRLGAEVSVRQLGSFGALSALMRAFMEEVFSPDASRAVLANIASSIVEIFGREFCARKSGDSAGDAVARLLAEIAANPCADWDREAQARRLSVSPRTLDNHCMARFARTYSKFLRDCRMDYALRLVRQGAKNAEIARLVGYADAYSFSKAMRAHFGKSPRELKGGFPAA; encoded by the coding sequence ATGAAGAAAAATTCGGACAAATCGGGAGCGGGCGACGGCGGCAAATACGCTTGGAGCATTTACGGCAACGAGGAACTGAAACTCATGCCGTCGGGCAACCGCATTGTCTACTTCATGCACAGGCGGCGCGGCGAGGTTCGCCCGATTTCCGCGCTCGACCGCGACGAGCGTCTGCTTCTGATGCCGCCGTCGTCCGTCGGCGACGTCTGGAAAAAATTTGCAATTTCGCTGCTCGGCTATGCCGACCACACAAAGGGCTACTACCATTCGCGCGTGAACGAGTCTTTCCACGACATGCTGATTGTTGAAAAGGGCGTGCTGGGCGCAAAATTCGGCGGCGGAAAATTCTCGCTCGCCCGCGGCGACGCGCTCGTCATTCCGCGCGGAAATCTGTGCGACAACTTTGTCAGCAACACAAACACCTCCGTCTGGTGGATTCATTTTGCCGACATTCCGTATTGGTCGGACAGGCTCGGCGCGGAGGTTTCGGTGAGGCAGCTGGGGAGCTTCGGCGCGTTGTCGGCTCTCATGCGGGCTTTCATGGAGGAGGTCTTTTCGCCCGACGCAAGCAGGGCGGTTCTCGCAAACATTGCGTCTTCCATCGTAGAGATTTTCGGGCGCGAGTTTTGCGCGAGGAAGTCTGGCGACTCCGCGGGCGACGCCGTCGCGCGGCTTCTGGCGGAAATCGCCGCAAATCCTTGTGCCGACTGGGACAGGGAGGCTCAGGCGCGGAGGCTTTCCGTTTCGCCGCGCACGCTCGACAACCACTGCATGGCGCGCTTCGCCCGCACTTACTCGAAATTTCTGCGCGACTGCCGCATGGATTACGCCCTGCGGCTTGTCCGCCAAGGCGCGAAAAACGCCGAAATTGCGCGGCTCGTAGGCTATGCCGACGCATATTCGTTTTCGAAGGCGATGCGCGCGCATTTCGGCAAATCTCCGCGCGAGCTTAAAGGCGGCTTCCCCGCCGCGTAA